A single region of the Calditrichota bacterium genome encodes:
- a CDS encoding glycosyltransferase family 9 protein has protein sequence MTFAYRPDCRHFRGDVPCAPHKAHQVHCDACQWYEPTSGRILIIKLGAVGDVIRSTPILHPLRRDFPQAVIHWLTHTPEVIPDIVDRVHPWRLEDILYLQATEFDLVINLDKDREACALATMVRAREKKGYLLRDGTPAPANAAAEGKFLTGLFDDVAKTNKKSYPQELFEICGYTFAGEKYILSNFAHLGLKWHVPQPRPLVGLNTGCGSRWRSRLWPEEYWAQLAKELRAKGLGVILLGGPQEHEKNRRLAEATGAAYLGHFPLPQFINLVDQTDVVVTAVTMALHIAIGLGKRVVLFNNTFNRHEFELYGLGEILEPEFSCSCFYAAECPNNCMQYLHPARVLASCLRQVQMLAPGGVAGA, from the coding sequence ATGACGTTCGCCTATCGCCCCGACTGCCGACATTTCCGCGGCGACGTGCCGTGTGCTCCCCACAAGGCCCACCAGGTCCACTGCGATGCGTGCCAGTGGTACGAGCCCACTTCCGGGCGCATCCTGATCATCAAGCTGGGTGCTGTGGGCGACGTGATCCGCTCAACCCCCATTCTTCACCCCCTGCGCCGGGATTTCCCCCAGGCGGTGATTCACTGGTTGACCCACACGCCCGAGGTCATCCCCGACATTGTGGATCGGGTGCACCCGTGGCGGCTGGAAGATATCCTTTACCTGCAGGCCACCGAGTTCGACCTGGTCATCAACCTGGACAAAGACAGGGAAGCATGCGCCTTGGCCACCATGGTGCGGGCGCGAGAGAAGAAGGGCTATCTGCTGCGCGATGGCACGCCGGCTCCTGCCAATGCGGCGGCCGAGGGCAAATTCCTGACCGGCCTCTTTGACGATGTCGCCAAGACCAACAAGAAATCCTACCCCCAAGAGCTCTTTGAGATTTGTGGCTACACCTTTGCCGGCGAAAAGTACATTTTGAGCAACTTCGCCCACCTCGGTCTGAAATGGCATGTCCCGCAGCCGCGGCCGCTGGTAGGTCTGAACACGGGCTGCGGCAGCCGCTGGAGGTCAAGGTTGTGGCCCGAGGAATACTGGGCACAGTTGGCTAAGGAGTTGCGCGCCAAGGGGCTGGGAGTCATCCTCTTGGGCGGCCCCCAGGAGCACGAGAAAAACAGACGCCTTGCAGAAGCGACCGGCGCGGCCTATTTGGGCCACTTTCCGTTGCCACAGTTCATCAACCTTGTGGACCAGACAGACGTGGTGGTGACGGCGGTGACCATGGCGCTGCACATCGCCATCGGATTAGGGAAGAGAGTGGTGCTCTTCAACAACACGTTCAACCGCCACGAGTTCGAGCTGTATGGCCTTGGCGAGATACTGGAGCCCGAATTCTCCTGCAGTTGCTTCTATGCCGCCGAGTGCCCGAATAACTGCATGCAATACCTCCATCCAGCGCGGGTGTTGGCAAGCTGCCTGCGCCAGGTGCAAATGCTCGCCCCAGGGGGGGTGGCCGGCGCATGA
- a CDS encoding glycosyltransferase family 2 protein, which yields MRTRPRQCALSVVVPLYNEAESLQPLYAEIVAAVKKRVPSYEIIFVDDGSTDGSLEVLRRLAAQDRRVKVISFRSNCGKSAALAVGFAHAQGAAVVTMDADLQDDPAEVPHLLAKLEEGYDLVSGWKKKRHDPLRKRWSSKFFNIVTSAVSGLRLHDFNCGLKAYRSDVVRSIRVYGQLHRFLPVLAHWQGFKVTELVVNHRPRRFGKTKFGPWRFFAGFFDLLTVMFLRRFNRRPMHLFGLLGLICFVAGSAIALYLAVMRLFYSVYLSNRPLLFLGILLIIVGIQFVSIGLLGEMISESRKDEQGYPVRLKIGW from the coding sequence ATGAGAACCAGACCCCGGCAATGCGCCTTGTCGGTGGTGGTACCCCTGTACAACGAAGCCGAGTCATTGCAACCTCTCTATGCGGAGATAGTCGCAGCCGTCAAGAAACGCGTGCCCTCCTACGAAATCATCTTTGTCGACGACGGCTCAACGGATGGCTCCCTGGAGGTGCTGCGACGTCTTGCAGCTCAAGACCGGCGCGTGAAGGTCATCTCGTTTCGCAGCAACTGTGGCAAATCGGCGGCCCTGGCCGTAGGTTTTGCCCACGCTCAAGGCGCCGCGGTGGTAACCATGGACGCCGATCTGCAAGACGATCCGGCAGAAGTCCCCCACCTGCTCGCCAAGTTGGAGGAAGGATACGACCTGGTTTCTGGATGGAAAAAGAAGCGCCACGATCCGCTGCGCAAACGCTGGAGCTCCAAGTTCTTCAACATAGTGACCTCGGCGGTTAGCGGCCTGCGGCTGCATGACTTTAACTGCGGACTAAAGGCCTACCGCAGCGACGTGGTGCGCAGCATTCGCGTGTATGGGCAGCTCCATCGGTTCCTGCCAGTCTTGGCCCACTGGCAAGGGTTCAAAGTCACCGAGCTTGTGGTCAACCATCGGCCCAGGCGCTTCGGCAAAACCAAGTTTGGGCCATGGCGGTTCTTCGCCGGCTTTTTCGACCTGCTCACGGTCATGTTCCTTAGGCGCTTCAACAGACGGCCCATGCACCTTTTCGGCCTACTTGGCCTTATCTGCTTCGTTGCCGGAAGTGCAATCGCGCTCTATTTGGCGGTCATGCGCCTGTTCTATTCGGTGTACCTGAGCAATCGCCCCCTCCTGTTCTTGGGCATCCTGCTCATCATCGTGGGCATCCAGTTTGTGTCCATCGGCCTCTTGGGTGAGATGATCAGCGAGTCGCGCAAAGACGAGCAGGGCTACCCTGTGCGGCTGAAAATCGGCTGGTGA
- a CDS encoding glycosyltransferase, protein MKIVIVGTAYPLRGGIAHYNALLYRTLRDRGHQVHVISFKRQYPALLFPGRTQQDTGEETIPIHAEPLLDSIGPVSWLRAALRIRQHAPDLVVFKYWMPFFAPCFATVAFLSKLLCAARVVYICDNIVPHEGTRLDVPLTRLALAFVDHFVVMSHTVQQDLLRFVPHADFRHVPHPVYSIFGDPLPKEEARRRLGLGSGNLILFFGYVRAYKGLHVLLQAMPEVLRQTPVRLLVAGEFYSDKSTYLQLIEQLGISSAVTIMDEFIPNQDVKLYYSAADVVVLPYLSATQSGIVQIAYHFNKPVITTDVGGLPDEVVHGATGFVVPANDPKALASAIVSYFAEKKEHSFAEQIAQHKRRYSWDRLAEAIESFATP, encoded by the coding sequence ATGAAAATTGTGATTGTTGGCACCGCTTACCCATTGCGCGGGGGTATTGCCCACTACAACGCGCTTCTCTACCGCACACTCCGCGACCGCGGCCACCAGGTGCACGTGATTTCCTTCAAGCGACAATACCCTGCTCTCCTGTTCCCCGGCCGTACCCAACAAGACACCGGGGAGGAAACCATTCCGATTCACGCGGAGCCGCTACTGGACTCAATTGGGCCTGTTTCGTGGCTGCGGGCAGCCTTGCGCATTCGCCAACACGCTCCAGACCTGGTGGTCTTCAAGTACTGGATGCCCTTCTTCGCGCCGTGCTTCGCCACGGTGGCCTTCCTGAGCAAGCTGCTGTGTGCGGCGCGCGTCGTCTACATCTGCGACAACATCGTCCCCCACGAAGGCACGCGGCTCGATGTCCCCCTCACCAGACTGGCCCTCGCCTTTGTAGACCACTTTGTGGTCATGTCCCACACGGTGCAGCAGGACCTGTTGCGCTTTGTCCCACATGCAGATTTCCGGCACGTGCCACATCCGGTGTACAGCATCTTCGGTGACCCCTTGCCTAAGGAAGAGGCGCGCCGCCGTTTGGGCCTGGGCAGCGGCAACCTGATCCTCTTCTTCGGTTACGTGCGCGCGTACAAGGGACTGCATGTCCTCCTCCAGGCAATGCCGGAAGTGCTGCGGCAGACGCCTGTTCGCCTGCTGGTGGCTGGTGAGTTCTACAGCGATAAGTCGACTTATCTGCAGCTCATCGAGCAGCTGGGCATCTCCTCTGCGGTGACGATTATGGACGAGTTCATTCCCAATCAGGACGTGAAGCTCTACTATTCGGCGGCGGACGTGGTAGTTTTGCCCTACTTGTCGGCGACGCAGAGTGGCATTGTCCAGATCGCCTACCACTTCAACAAGCCGGTGATCACGACCGACGTAGGCGGATTGCCGGATGAGGTGGTCCATGGGGCAACTGGCTTTGTCGTGCCGGCAAATGATCCCAAAGCGTTAGCCAGTGCCATCGTCAGCTACTTTGCCGAGAAGAAGGAGCACTCTTTCGCGGAACAGATCGCCCAGCACAAGAGACGCTACTCCTGGGATCGGTTGGCTGAGGCCATCGAGTCGTTTGCCACGCCATGA